A single region of the Pontimicrobium sp. SW4 genome encodes:
- a CDS encoding SulP family inorganic anion transporter, translated as MFKHIKNDLPASIVVFFVALPLCLGIALASGAPLFSGVIAGIIGGIVVGSLSGSKIGVSGPAAGLAAIVLTAIGTLGSYENFLVAVVIAGVIQLLFGFLKAGIIGYYFPSSVIKGMLTGIGIIIILKQIPHFFGYDKTFALFNVNDESTLTQLLKIVDHIQIGSTLIGVVGLAILLFWDKILSKKGKLFQIIQGPLVAVAIGIIFYALTQSNNSLVITESHLVNVPIPEDAASFLAQFSFPNFSVITNPDIWIVAFTIALVASLETLLCVEATDKLDPNKNVTPTNRELLAQGTGNIVSGLVGGLPITQVIVRSSANIQSGGKSKLSAIIHGLLLLVSVILIPRLLNMIPLSVLAAILLIVGYKLAKPALFKKMYQMGWKQFIPFTVTVLGIVFIDLLYGIGLGLAVGVVVILIKSYQNSHFLHIEDKSNGKQRLKMTLAEEVTFFNKGAILKELDRLPENSFLEFDVRKTRFLDNDIIEILEDFAFKAKARNVDIKLISERGIVENPDSYIEFFKLRPKTA; from the coding sequence ATGTTTAAACATATTAAAAATGACTTACCTGCGAGTATAGTCGTATTTTTTGTTGCATTGCCTCTATGTTTAGGTATTGCATTAGCTAGTGGAGCTCCACTTTTCTCAGGAGTTATAGCAGGAATTATAGGTGGAATTGTTGTTGGAAGCTTAAGCGGCTCTAAAATTGGTGTTTCAGGTCCTGCTGCAGGTTTAGCCGCTATTGTATTAACTGCAATAGGAACCTTAGGAAGCTATGAAAACTTTTTAGTAGCAGTTGTTATAGCTGGAGTTATACAGCTTCTATTTGGATTTTTAAAAGCTGGAATTATTGGTTATTATTTTCCATCATCTGTTATTAAAGGGATGCTAACTGGTATAGGTATTATTATTATTTTAAAACAAATACCACACTTTTTTGGTTACGATAAAACATTCGCGCTTTTTAATGTAAATGATGAAAGTACTTTAACTCAATTACTAAAAATTGTAGACCATATACAAATTGGCTCTACATTAATTGGAGTTGTTGGATTAGCCATATTATTATTTTGGGATAAAATATTATCTAAAAAGGGAAAACTTTTTCAAATCATTCAAGGACCTTTGGTAGCAGTAGCTATTGGGATTATTTTTTATGCGTTAACACAATCAAATAACTCATTAGTAATAACCGAATCACATTTAGTAAATGTACCAATACCTGAAGATGCTGCATCGTTTTTAGCACAATTTAGTTTCCCTAACTTTAGTGTTATTACGAATCCAGATATATGGATTGTAGCATTTACTATTGCTTTAGTAGCTAGTTTAGAAACACTTTTATGTGTTGAAGCTACAGATAAATTAGACCCTAATAAAAATGTAACTCCAACAAACAGAGAGTTATTAGCACAAGGTACTGGTAATATTGTTTCAGGTTTAGTTGGAGGTCTTCCAATTACTCAAGTTATTGTGCGTAGTTCGGCAAATATTCAATCGGGAGGTAAAAGTAAATTATCGGCAATTATTCACGGTTTATTATTATTGGTTTCAGTGATTTTAATTCCACGATTGTTAAATATGATTCCCTTGTCTGTTTTAGCAGCCATTTTATTAATTGTAGGTTATAAGCTAGCTAAACCAGCATTATTCAAAAAAATGTATCAAATGGGTTGGAAACAATTTATTCCGTTTACTGTAACAGTATTAGGAATTGTTTTTATAGACCTTTTATACGGTATTGGGTTAGGACTTGCAGTTGGCGTGGTGGTTATACTTATTAAGAGTTACCAAAACTCACACTTTTTGCATATAGAAGATAAAAGCAACGGCAAACAAAGATTAAAAATGACCTTAGCTGAAGAAGTAACATTCTTTAATAAAGGAGCTATTTTAAAGGAACTTGATAGACTTCCTGAAAACTCTTTTTTAGAGTTCGATGTAAGAAAGACAAGATTTTTAGATAATGATATTATTGAAATCCTTGAAGACTTTGCGTTTAAAGCAAAGGCAAGAAATGTTGATATAAAATTAATTTCAGAAAGAGGTATCGTAGAAAACCCAGATAGTTATATCGAGTTTTTTAAACTAAGACCTAAAACAGCATAG
- a CDS encoding DUF2490 domain-containing protein, with translation MKKINTKNKINLVALIIALMLPIFAQSQDSNFGNWLIYIGNKKLNDKWNIHNEVQYRNYNAIGDLEQLLLRTGIGYTFNESKNNVLMGYGYILSENYLGNTDDKVSINEHRIFQQFTSKQTVGNVKLNHRYRFEQRFVESDFKMRFRYFLGLNIPLDKKEKGANKYYISAYNEIFLNTKSSIFDRNRVYAGLGYNISNALRLEAGYMNQFFETTSRDQFNIITFFTF, from the coding sequence ATGAAGAAAATTAATACGAAAAATAAAATAAACCTAGTAGCATTAATCATTGCTTTAATGCTACCAATATTTGCTCAAAGTCAAGATAGTAACTTTGGTAATTGGCTTATTTATATAGGAAACAAAAAATTAAACGACAAGTGGAACATCCATAACGAAGTTCAATATAGAAACTACAATGCTATTGGCGATTTAGAGCAGTTGTTACTTAGAACAGGTATAGGCTATACCTTTAACGAGAGTAAAAACAATGTCTTAATGGGTTATGGTTATATATTATCTGAAAACTATTTAGGTAATACAGATGATAAAGTTTCAATAAATGAACATCGAATCTTTCAACAATTTACATCAAAACAAACGGTAGGCAATGTAAAATTAAATCATAGATATAGATTTGAACAACGGTTTGTAGAATCCGATTTTAAAATGCGGTTTAGGTATTTTTTAGGCTTAAATATCCCATTAGATAAAAAAGAAAAAGGGGCAAATAAATATTATATTTCTGCTTACAATGAAATTTTCTTAAATACGAAGAGCTCTATTTTCGATAGAAACAGAGTTTATGCAGGTTTAGGATATAATATTAGTAATGCATTAAGATTAGAAGCTGGTTATATGAATCAGTTTTTTGAAACCACAAGTCGAGATCAATTTAATATAATAACGTTTTTTACTTTTTAA
- a CDS encoding SulP family inorganic anion transporter has product MKNLFSNLRGDIFGGVTAGIVALPLALAFGVSSGLGPSAGLYGAIFISFFAALFGGTNTQISGPTAPMTAVSMVVIAGIIAVNDGDVNKALPAILTVFILAGLMQIGLGILGLGKYIRYIPYPVVSGFMTAIGVIILVTQILPSIGYYPKDDVEFVSEFKPVAEELILENILKEEAGEGILVLEDFKETINRAEKVTPDEILKESQTLAAKEASGVLGAIKVLPRALQNINWLELILAVGTIFIIYGFKRITKAVPSTLVALVVMTSIAIGFKLDYQPIERIPEGLPVIRTEIFSEFSLGSITPYIFTALTLALLGAIDSLLTSVVADNMTKTKHKPNKELVGQGIGNTIGALFGGIPGAGATIRTVVNINSGGKTKLSGMIAGVMLLIILLALAPLASKIPAAVLAGILITVGIGVMDYKGLRAIPVLPRDIKFGPFKLSSEVVVMVVVLLLSTFWNLVYAVGIGLVIASLMFMKKIGDLTAERSDVKPLKEEAWKDEIGFPENLKEEVFIKHLKGPLFFGSTSDFQQLRLQIPDTASTVIMRLGRMQYMDQSGLYAMEDMLQDLKVKGIEVLFVNLLKQPRYMMERIDIIPDFIPEEHIFKDFNDCVSWIKQNIKDVH; this is encoded by the coding sequence ATGAAAAATTTATTTTCAAATTTAAGAGGCGATATCTTTGGAGGTGTTACAGCAGGAATTGTAGCATTACCATTGGCATTAGCATTCGGAGTTTCTTCAGGATTAGGTCCAAGTGCAGGGTTGTATGGAGCTATTTTTATTAGCTTTTTTGCAGCTCTTTTTGGAGGGACAAACACGCAAATTTCTGGACCAACAGCGCCAATGACAGCCGTAAGTATGGTGGTTATTGCTGGTATAATTGCGGTAAACGATGGCGATGTTAACAAAGCGCTTCCAGCCATATTAACAGTATTTATTTTAGCAGGATTAATGCAAATTGGTCTTGGAATTTTAGGTCTTGGAAAGTATATAAGATATATTCCTTACCCAGTAGTTTCTGGTTTTATGACAGCTATTGGAGTTATAATTTTAGTAACTCAAATTTTACCATCAATTGGGTATTACCCAAAAGACGATGTTGAGTTTGTAAGCGAATTTAAGCCAGTAGCCGAAGAATTGATATTAGAAAACATTCTTAAAGAAGAAGCTGGAGAAGGCATTTTAGTGCTTGAAGACTTTAAAGAAACAATAAATAGAGCTGAAAAAGTAACGCCAGATGAAATTCTTAAAGAATCACAAACTTTAGCAGCCAAAGAAGCCTCGGGAGTTTTGGGAGCAATTAAAGTGTTACCTAGAGCCTTACAAAATATTAATTGGCTTGAACTAATATTAGCAGTAGGTACTATTTTTATTATTTATGGATTTAAAAGAATTACAAAAGCAGTCCCTAGTACATTAGTGGCTTTAGTTGTAATGACCTCTATAGCTATTGGATTTAAGTTAGATTATCAACCAATAGAAAGGATTCCTGAAGGGTTACCAGTTATTAGAACCGAAATTTTTAGTGAGTTTAGCTTAGGTTCTATTACACCGTATATTTTTACAGCACTAACGTTAGCACTTTTAGGGGCAATAGACTCTTTGTTAACAAGCGTTGTAGCAGATAATATGACAAAAACAAAGCATAAACCTAACAAAGAGCTAGTAGGACAAGGAATTGGGAATACTATTGGAGCATTATTTGGAGGAATTCCTGGAGCAGGAGCTACAATTAGAACAGTAGTAAATATTAATTCTGGAGGAAAAACAAAACTTTCAGGTATGATTGCTGGTGTTATGTTATTAATAATATTATTGGCATTGGCGCCATTAGCCTCAAAAATACCTGCTGCTGTTTTAGCTGGAATTTTAATTACAGTTGGTATCGGTGTAATGGATTATAAAGGCTTAAGAGCAATACCAGTTCTACCAAGAGATATTAAATTTGGGCCTTTTAAATTAAGTTCAGAAGTCGTTGTAATGGTAGTTGTATTATTGTTATCAACATTCTGGAACTTAGTGTATGCGGTTGGTATTGGCTTGGTAATAGCCTCTTTAATGTTTATGAAAAAGATAGGAGATTTAACAGCTGAACGTAGTGATGTAAAACCATTAAAAGAAGAAGCTTGGAAAGATGAAATAGGATTTCCAGAAAATCTTAAAGAAGAAGTGTTTATTAAACACCTAAAAGGACCTTTATTCTTTGGTTCTACAAGCGATTTCCAGCAACTCAGACTACAAATACCAGATACAGCATCCACAGTAATAATGAGGTTAGGGCGTATGCAATATATGGATCAATCAGGATTATATGCAATGGAAGATATGTTACAAGATTTAAAAGTTAAAGGAATAGAAGTGCTGTTTGTAAATTTATTAAAACAACCTCGATACATGATGGAGCGAATTGATATCATTCCAGATTTTATTCCAGAAGAACATATCTTTAAAGATTTCAACGACTGTGTAAGTTGGATTAAACAAAATATAAAAGACGTACATTAA
- a CDS encoding carbonic anhydrase family protein, with product MKNIAITKEVQDTLTPQSVLTDLMEGNKRFTSGNTQSVDNKALVEQTVGGQFPKAVVLSCIDSRVPVETVLDQAIGDVFVARVAGNFENTDILGSMEYSCKVAGSKLVFVLGHEACGAVKAACDGVELGNITHLLSNITPAVKLSSETVEGEANSSNNDFVAATVANNVKLTIDRIRERSPILKEMEDNGEITIVGGVYMLSSGKVELL from the coding sequence ATGAAAAACATAGCAATTACAAAAGAAGTTCAAGACACATTAACGCCACAATCAGTATTAACTGATTTAATGGAAGGAAACAAAAGATTTACATCTGGAAATACTCAAAGTGTAGACAATAAAGCTTTGGTTGAACAAACAGTAGGAGGACAATTTCCAAAAGCTGTAGTACTATCTTGTATTGATTCTAGAGTACCAGTAGAAACGGTTTTAGATCAAGCAATTGGAGATGTTTTTGTAGCTCGTGTAGCTGGAAACTTTGAAAACACAGATATACTCGGAAGCATGGAGTATTCTTGTAAAGTTGCAGGAAGTAAATTAGTTTTTGTACTAGGTCATGAAGCTTGCGGTGCTGTAAAAGCAGCTTGCGATGGTGTAGAGTTAGGTAACATAACACATTTATTAAGTAACATTACTCCTGCAGTAAAACTATCTTCAGAAACAGTTGAAGGTGAAGCAAACTCATCTAACAACGATTTTGTTGCAGCAACTGTTGCCAACAATGTAAAACTTACTATAGACAGAATACGCGAGAGAAGTCCAATTCTAAAAGAAATGGAAGACAATGGAGAGATAACTATAGTTGGAGGTGTTTATATGCTATCTTCAGGAAAAGTAGAATTATTATAG
- a CDS encoding CvpA family protein, translated as MNILDIILGALILFGLIRGLSKGLFVEVASLVALIAGVFGAIHFSDFAAGFLETKVDWNEQTINITAFAITFVIIVLVISLAGKALTKLADFAALGMLNKLLGGVFGALKIGLILSIALMVFSKMNRTIPFLEADNIENSVLYKPVESLAPMIFPYIIKEELPAETASSKK; from the coding sequence ATGAATATTTTAGATATCATTTTAGGAGCCCTAATTCTATTTGGTCTAATTCGCGGACTTTCAAAAGGTCTTTTTGTAGAAGTTGCTTCTTTAGTTGCACTTATTGCTGGTGTGTTTGGTGCTATTCATTTTAGTGATTTTGCTGCTGGTTTTTTAGAAACCAAAGTAGATTGGAACGAACAAACCATTAATATTACTGCATTTGCCATAACCTTTGTAATAATTGTATTAGTTATTTCTCTAGCTGGAAAAGCATTGACAAAGCTAGCAGATTTTGCTGCTTTAGGAATGTTAAATAAACTTCTTGGTGGTGTTTTTGGTGCGTTAAAAATTGGTCTGATTTTGAGTATTGCATTGATGGTTTTTAGCAAAATGAATAGAACCATTCCCTTTTTAGAAGCTGACAACATAGAAAATTCTGTACTATACAAACCAGTAGAATCATTAGCTCCTATGATTTTTCCTTACATTATAAAAGAAGAATTGCCTGCAGAAACAGCATCTTCAAAAAAATAA
- the pheS gene encoding phenylalanine--tRNA ligase subunit alpha: MIDKIKELIEEAEAFSAQSMDEIEAFRIKYLGKKGLLNDYFAEFKNVANEQKKEFGQVINKLKTTAQEKVTALKEELEGKDETQGSFGDLTRPGEPVQIGARHPISLVKNQIIDIFSRIGFNVSEGPEIEDDWHNFTALNLPEYHPARDMQDTFFIQTNPDILLRTHTSSVQVRYMENNKPPIRTISPGRVYRNEAISARSHCFFHQVEGLYIDKNVSFADLKQTLQYFTTEMFGKSKIRLRPSYFPFTEPSAEVDVYWGLETEIDYRITKGTGWLEIMGCGMVDPNVLINCGIDPEVYSGFAFGMGIDRIAMLLHQIGDIRLLSENDVRFLDQFKSAL; the protein is encoded by the coding sequence ATGATTGATAAGATTAAAGAGCTCATTGAGGAAGCAGAAGCATTTTCTGCTCAATCTATGGACGAAATAGAAGCATTCCGAATTAAGTATTTAGGAAAAAAAGGATTGCTTAACGATTATTTTGCTGAGTTTAAAAACGTGGCAAATGAACAAAAAAAAGAATTTGGGCAAGTCATTAACAAATTAAAAACGACTGCTCAAGAAAAAGTTACTGCTTTAAAAGAAGAGTTAGAAGGAAAAGACGAAACTCAAGGGAGTTTTGGAGATTTAACACGTCCTGGTGAACCTGTGCAAATTGGAGCGCGCCACCCTATTTCGTTAGTTAAGAATCAAATTATAGATATTTTTTCACGTATTGGATTCAACGTTAGTGAAGGTCCTGAAATTGAAGACGATTGGCATAACTTTACTGCATTGAACTTGCCAGAATATCATCCAGCACGTGATATGCAAGATACCTTTTTCATTCAAACGAATCCTGATATTTTGTTGCGTACACATACAAGTTCTGTGCAAGTACGTTATATGGAAAACAACAAACCTCCAATTCGTACCATTTCTCCAGGAAGAGTATACCGTAACGAAGCTATTTCGGCGCGTTCGCATTGCTTTTTCCATCAAGTAGAAGGATTATATATAGATAAAAATGTAAGCTTTGCGGATTTAAAACAAACACTGCAATACTTTACAACTGAAATGTTTGGAAAGTCTAAAATCAGGTTGCGTCCATCCTATTTTCCATTTACTGAACCAAGTGCTGAAGTGGATGTGTATTGGGGACTGGAAACCGAAATTGACTATCGCATCACCAAAGGAACAGGTTGGTTAGAAATTATGGGTTGTGGTATGGTAGACCCTAATGTGCTTATAAATTGTGGCATCGACCCTGAAGTATATTCTGGTTTTGCTTTTGGAATGGGAATTGACCGAATTGCGATGTTGTTACACCAAATAGGAGATATTCGTTTATTAAGCGAAAATGATGTACGATTCTTAGATCAATTCAAGTCGGCCTTATAA
- a CDS encoding GIY-YIG nuclease family protein codes for MNKIKAAHNYYVYILTNKNKTVLYIGVTNNLKERLYYHSNPEAHSKSFSHKYNCKYLIYFEHFFEIEEAIKREKQLKKWNRAKKERLINFKNPDWTFLNDAV; via the coding sequence ATGAACAAGATTAAAGCAGCACATAATTATTACGTTTATATTTTAACAAACAAAAACAAAACTGTTTTATATATAGGTGTAACAAATAATTTAAAGGAGCGGTTGTATTATCATAGTAACCCAGAAGCACATTCCAAATCATTTTCTCATAAGTATAATTGTAAATACTTAATCTATTTTGAGCATTTTTTTGAAATTGAAGAAGCAATTAAAAGAGAGAAACAACTTAAAAAATGGAATAGAGCTAAAAAAGAAAGGTTGATTAATTTTAAAAATCCTGATTGGACTTTTTTGAATGATGCTGTTTGA
- a CDS encoding NAD(P)H-dependent glycerol-3-phosphate dehydrogenase yields MMSDLKYAVFGGGSWATAIVKMLCENLNEVGWYMRNKQAIDYIKTHQHNPSYLSSVEFNLSQLKLSNDINETATYADVLIFVIPSAFVHNELEKLTVDVSNKTIVSAVKGIIPESGLLVGEHFHEFYNIPFENIGVIAGPCHAEEVALERLSYLTISCADATKAQAIADALSSDYIKTKISDDIIGTEYAVMLKNIYAIAAGIAHGLGYGDNFQSVLMSNAIREMKRFIKKMHKMKRNINNSAYLGDLLVTGYSVFSRNRMFGNMIGKGYTVKSAMMEMSMVAEGYYATKSAHLLNEKNKKKTKLPIINAVYAILYEGKDAKKEFKKLTERLD; encoded by the coding sequence GTGATGTCAGATTTAAAGTATGCGGTTTTTGGAGGCGGAAGTTGGGCTACTGCTATTGTAAAAATGCTATGCGAAAATTTAAATGAAGTTGGCTGGTATATGCGCAACAAACAAGCCATAGACTATATAAAAACGCACCAGCACAACCCAAGTTATTTAAGCTCGGTCGAGTTTAATTTATCACAATTAAAACTTAGTAACGACATTAACGAAACAGCTACTTATGCTGATGTACTTATTTTTGTAATCCCTTCGGCATTTGTGCATAATGAGCTTGAAAAACTAACGGTTGATGTCTCTAATAAAACCATAGTATCGGCTGTAAAAGGTATTATTCCAGAATCTGGTTTGTTGGTTGGTGAACATTTTCATGAGTTTTATAACATTCCATTCGAAAATATAGGTGTCATTGCTGGGCCTTGTCATGCCGAAGAAGTGGCTTTAGAGCGCTTGTCGTACTTAACCATTTCATGTGCCGATGCTACAAAAGCGCAAGCCATTGCAGATGCGTTAAGCAGCGACTATATTAAAACCAAAATTAGCGACGATATTATTGGTACTGAGTACGCTGTGATGCTCAAGAATATTTACGCCATTGCAGCTGGAATTGCACATGGGTTGGGTTATGGCGACAACTTCCAGAGCGTATTAATGAGTAATGCCATTCGTGAAATGAAGCGGTTCATTAAGAAGATGCATAAAATGAAACGTAATATTAATAACTCTGCTTATTTAGGCGATTTATTAGTAACTGGTTACTCTGTATTTTCTAGAAACCGCATGTTTGGAAACATGATCGGTAAGGGTTATACCGTAAAATCTGCTATGATGGAAATGAGTATGGTGGCTGAGGGTTATTATGCGACTAAAAGTGCACATTTACTAAATGAAAAAAACAAAAAGAAAACTAAACTACCAATAATTAATGCGGTATATGCCATTTTATATGAAGGTAAAGATGCCAAAAAAGAGTTTAAGAAACTGACTGAGAGGTTGGATTAA
- a CDS encoding nicotinic acid mononucleotide adenyltransferase: MKTLKLLSGFALVALLFTSCYTEVIVDDEPSISLNQLLNTHELWYVDINKTIGTGETTFLQIAFTISFKNGTLYANNNLVGIGSKGNGFGIPVGSYGTYDMILDIYHDIDGFNTFDVYQIDSNTIELYNPNNDTSYFLNGYQRSNFDYDFVFYDNIHYFLQEYEAWEKTYTSDVGALNEFDYENYLQFLSGGDDSDFRSSQDENVSNVANIYWDYSGKYGVHDVANNNYLKTLTLDYDYFDNEYFELNVLNDAQIELYHPTSGTYYEFEGRGYIEYMRTTDTKTSKSQKKRKQKTEKKDNPRVNTRS, from the coding sequence ATGAAGACTTTAAAACTACTTTCAGGATTTGCTCTAGTAGCACTATTATTTACTTCTTGTTATACAGAAGTTATTGTTGATGACGAACCATCAATATCTTTAAATCAGTTATTAAATACTCATGAGTTATGGTATGTAGATATTAATAAAACAATTGGAACTGGTGAAACTACGTTTTTACAAATTGCATTTACAATCTCTTTTAAAAACGGTACGCTTTACGCAAACAATAACTTAGTTGGTATTGGAAGCAAAGGAAATGGTTTTGGCATTCCAGTAGGAAGCTATGGTACTTATGATATGATTTTAGATATATATCATGATATTGATGGATTTAACACCTTTGATGTGTATCAAATTGATTCTAATACCATCGAATTGTATAACCCAAACAACGACACCTCATATTTTTTAAACGGTTACCAACGTAGTAACTTCGACTATGATTTTGTGTTCTACGATAATATTCATTATTTCTTACAAGAATATGAAGCTTGGGAAAAAACATATACAAGTGATGTAGGTGCATTAAACGAGTTTGATTACGAAAACTATTTACAGTTTTTATCTGGTGGCGATGATTCAGATTTTAGAAGTTCGCAAGATGAAAATGTAAGCAATGTTGCTAATATTTACTGGGATTATTCTGGGAAATACGGAGTACATGATGTTGCGAATAATAACTACTTAAAAACTTTAACATTAGATTACGATTATTTTGACAATGAATATTTTGAATTAAACGTTCTTAATGATGCGCAAATAGAATTATATCATCCTACATCTGGAACCTATTACGAATTTGAAGGAAGAGGATATATAGAATATATGAGAACAACAGATACTAAAACATCTAAATCTCAAAAAAAGCGTAAACAAAAAACAGAAAAGAAAGATAACCCACGGGTTAACACAAGAAGCTAG
- the lysM gene encoding peptidoglycan-binding protein LysM encodes MGIFSFIKNAGAKVFGIGKTDAEEAAEALEAKRKAEAAAAEHMMQTVKDLQLEVENLEIHIEGENARIRGAAFDQATKEKVVLVVGNSNGIATVNDQMTVEHVEPEAQFHTVVSGDTLGKIAKKFYGNAMKYPVIFEANKPMLKDPDLIYPGQVLRIPALD; translated from the coding sequence ATGGGAATATTTTCATTTATTAAAAATGCAGGAGCAAAAGTTTTTGGAATTGGTAAAACTGATGCTGAAGAGGCTGCTGAAGCATTAGAAGCAAAAAGAAAGGCAGAAGCAGCGGCAGCGGAGCACATGATGCAAACCGTAAAAGATTTGCAATTAGAAGTTGAAAACTTAGAGATTCACATTGAAGGAGAAAATGCAAGAATTAGAGGTGCAGCTTTTGATCAAGCAACAAAAGAAAAAGTGGTATTGGTTGTTGGAAATTCTAACGGAATTGCAACTGTAAACGACCAAATGACAGTTGAGCATGTAGAACCAGAAGCTCAATTTCATACGGTTGTTAGTGGTGATACCTTAGGGAAAATAGCCAAGAAATTTTATGGAAACGCGATGAAGTATCCTGTAATTTTTGAAGCGAACAAGCCAATGCTTAAAGATCCAGATTTAATTTACCCAGGTCAAGTATTGCGTATTCCAGCCTTAGACTAA
- a CDS encoding MarR family winged helix-turn-helix transcriptional regulator, translated as MTNFTCRYNSAGFFMSKNVFNPEYQNKNISSKIVAGLERISEVFRVLLWDKAKQFGLSPIQIQILIFIAYHKTELCNVSHLAKEFNLTKPTISDAIRVLHKKEFIIKDFSQHDSRSYSILLSKSGKQIVSQTESFANPLQQQINTFATENLDDLFKTLSTLIYKLHKTEILTVQRTCFGCKFYNMRMQKDYCNLLEKELINSDIRIDCPEFEEKI; from the coding sequence ATGACTAACTTTACCTGTCGATACAATTCGGCAGGTTTTTTTATGAGCAAAAATGTTTTTAATCCAGAGTATCAAAACAAGAATATTTCCAGTAAAATTGTCGCTGGTCTTGAGCGCATTTCAGAAGTATTTAGAGTACTATTATGGGATAAAGCAAAACAGTTTGGCTTAAGCCCTATTCAAATTCAAATACTAATTTTTATTGCTTACCACAAAACTGAGCTCTGTAATGTTAGCCATTTGGCAAAAGAGTTTAACCTTACAAAGCCTACTATTAGTGATGCTATTCGTGTATTACATAAAAAAGAGTTTATCATTAAAGATTTTTCGCAACATGATAGTAGAAGTTATTCTATACTTTTATCTAAATCTGGCAAACAAATAGTCTCTCAAACCGAGAGTTTTGCAAATCCATTACAACAACAAATAAACACCTTTGCAACTGAAAATTTAGATGATTTATTTAAAACCCTAAGCACATTAATTTATAAGTTACATAAAACAGAGATATTAACCGTACAGCGTACTTGTTTTGGATGTAAATTTTACAATATGCGCATGCAAAAAGACTATTGTAATTTATTGGAAAAAGAATTAATAAACTCGGATATTAGAATAGATTGTCCTGAATTTGAAGAAAAAATATAA
- a CDS encoding thioredoxin family protein: MSKSIFYHAGCPVCVSAEHDIIDLVGSNNVEIINIGTERTKIEDAEKAGVKSVPALVTPTGNVLHINFGASMADVKG, from the coding sequence ATGAGTAAGTCTATTTTTTATCACGCTGGATGCCCTGTATGTGTAAGTGCAGAACATGACATTATCGATTTAGTTGGATCTAACAATGTTGAAATTATTAATATTGGTACAGAAAGAACTAAAATTGAAGACGCTGAAAAAGCAGGTGTAAAGTCTGTTCCTGCATTAGTAACACCAACTGGAAATGTACTACACATTAACTTTGGTGCATCTATGGCTGATGTAAAAGGTTAA
- the nadD gene encoding nicotinate (nicotinamide) nucleotide adenylyltransferase, producing MKVGLYFGTFNPIHVGHLTIANHLAEYSDLDQVWFVVTPHSPFKKKNSLLDDYQRLEMVYLATKDYPKLKESNIEFGLPQPNYTVNTLSYLEEKYPENVFALIMGEDNLKSFHKWKNYEVILARHSIYVYPRISEGKVNHQFEEHPNIVKVDAPIMELSSTFIRKSIKAGKNVKPMLPEHVWQYLDEMNFYK from the coding sequence ATGAAAGTTGGTCTTTATTTTGGCACGTTTAATCCTATTCATGTTGGTCATTTAACCATCGCCAATCATTTGGCTGAATATAGTGACCTTGACCAAGTATGGTTTGTAGTAACACCACATAGTCCTTTTAAAAAGAAAAACTCCTTGCTTGATGACTATCAACGTCTAGAGATGGTATATCTTGCCACAAAAGATTATCCAAAATTAAAAGAAAGTAACATTGAGTTTGGACTACCTCAGCCAAATTACACAGTAAACACATTAAGTTATTTAGAAGAAAAATATCCCGAAAATGTATTTGCACTCATTATGGGAGAGGATAATTTAAAAAGTTTTCATAAATGGAAAAACTACGAGGTAATTTTAGCAAGGCATAGTATTTATGTGTACCCAAGAATCTCGGAGGGTAAAGTAAACCACCAATTTGAAGAGCATCCAAATATTGTAAAAGTTGATGCGCCAATTATGGAGTTATCTTCAACCTTTATAAGAAAATCTATTAAAGCTGGAAAAAACGTCAAGCCTATGTTGCCAGAACACGTTTGGCAATACCTTGACGAAATGAATTTCTATAAATAA